Proteins encoded within one genomic window of Mya arenaria isolate MELC-2E11 chromosome 13, ASM2691426v1:
- the LOC128214372 gene encoding sulfotransferase 1C2-like — MSKAPQKYTVEDGAGNSFELVDVDGTPFPAYFTDDPTSRLQEIRDMTARDDDIFIVAYPKAGTHWVWEMTTMLLRGTAEYHASMKEAQMIELTGASAAANIPSPRVFNTHLLFRQLPTDAFKRRCKMVYVTRNPKDMAVSRYCHNTRGQVAYKGTFHDYLPLYMQGKVAFGSWFSYTRDWEQTIRNKPDFPIHTVVYEKLKRDPVAEVKRLATFLGTKTDGEFLEAVCDRCSFTNLKTSYEKTKADFGPGETPLNYTFRKGQIGDWKNWFTVAESEAFDGVVHENLGQLGLDFVYT, encoded by the exons ATGAGCAAGGCACCCCAGAAGTACACAGTCGAAGACGGGGCGGGGAACAGCTTCGAACTTGTGGACGTGGACGGAACGCCATTTCCAGCCTACTTCACGGACGACCCCACTAGCCGCCTCCAAGAGATCCGCGACATGACGGCCAGGGACGACGACATTTTTATTGTAGCCTACCCTAAAGCAG GCACGCATTGGGTATGGGAAATGACGACCATGTTGCTGAGGGGGACTGCCGAGTACCATGCGTCCATGAAGGAGGCCCAGATGATCGAGTTAACCGGCGCTTCAGCTGCCGCCAACATCCCCTCGCCACGCGTCTTCAACACACATCTTCTCTTCCGCCAGTTGCCCACAGACGCCTTTAAGAG GCGCTGTAAGATGGTGTACGTGACGCGAAATCCGAAAGACATGGCTGTGTCCCGCTACTGTCACAACACTCGGGGCCAGGTCGCCTACAAGGGGACATTCCATGACTATCTGCCGCTGTACATGCAGGGGAAAG TTGCATTCGGCTCGTGGTTCTCGTACACCCGTGACTGGGAGCAGACGATACGTAACAAACCAGACTTCCCCATACATACCGTCGtttatgaaaaactaaaacGA GACCCAGTGGCGGAGGTCAAGCGGCTGGCGACATTCCTGGGTACGAAGACGGACGGCGAGTTCTTGGAGGCGGTGTGTGACCGATGCAGCTTCACCAACCTCAAGACCAGCTACGAGAAGACCAAAGCGGACTTTGGGCCCGGAGAGACGCCCCTCAACTATACATTTAGGAAAG GCCAGATCGGCGACTGGAAGAACTGGTTCACGGTGGCAGAGAGCGAGGCGTTTGACGGCGTCGTGCACGAGAACCTCGGTCAACTTGGACTTGACTTTGTGTACACGTAG